In the Tachyglossus aculeatus isolate mTacAcu1 chromosome 6, mTacAcu1.pri, whole genome shotgun sequence genome, GATTTCATTGTTACTTTGAAAGGACCACATTTCCAGCAGCAGTTACCTTGGAAGCTATAGAATTCAGTGAGTATCTGGTCTTCATCACAGCCTGAAGGTCCATTCCAgcttttgaatttttttaaaaaaggatctaATTCATTTCCTTCCCACCTCTTAAATTAATAGAGGACTTTACAATTTAATTCTAGATGGTAACCATTGGGAATAAAAATATctgcattatcttgtatttcctacTTTCACCCCTGGAATTCCATTTGGCTGACTCACTGGAGAGTCGGTAGTTCCTTTGAAATGAAGGTGATTGGAGCCTGAGAGCTCCAGCTTGTGAAGTCAGACCAAATCTGTAGCTTCCCAAATAGGCACAGCTTTCTTCCAAACTTTTGACATACTCTATCTAACTCTGGGCACATTTTTGTATAATATTTAAATGTATTTTCTGGCTAAATATCACTGAAGAGAAATGGGGTGTTATTTTGTGAGACAAACATTTTGGCTGAGGTTAGAAAACAGCCTTCTCTCcatgtcccctccctcctgcctccaaaaGAGTTAGTGAAATGAAGATATTACATTCATTCTGTATCTCTGGGCTTCTAAGTAGTGAAGGAACATCAAGTGCCCAAGAGCACAATTGCACAATTGTGCCAAGTGCACaattaataacattaattgtggcatttcttaagtgcttactatttgccaaacactgtactcagcactagggtagatacaagaaaaccaagtcccacatgagctcacagtctaagtaggagggagaatgggtattggatcCCCTTTTtgagaatgagggaactgaagcccagagaagtttagtgattttcccaaagtcacacagcagacaagtggagaagctggaattagaacccgggtccaaaGTAGTTTAGCTGATAACCCACTGAACAAAGAGAAAAATGTGTTCTCATTCGATAAAATCTATCAGTGCAGTCAGAGGCAAAGTAGAGTCTTCTTTATGATCATAGTTTCTGCATTGGGGACATCTGCTCCATCAGTAGATGTAACCATCATTTCTCAGAAGGGTTAAAAACACTGGCTTTCCACCTGGAAATGGTCTCGAAGACGGAGAATCCATTCGAGTCGAACATAGAATGCTGAGAAGGGTTCTATGATGTTAGCTCTTCAAGCAAATTTTGTTAGCTCTTTCCCACTCACTGGAGAGAGATTAGGCTTATTTTGTGTATCTCTGAAAAGTGAAGGGCTAAATTAAGCTAAATTCTTTGGCACTAATTTCCTTCAGAACATGGAATCCTGAAGGCTACCCAGGGGTACCACTTCCCTAGCAGGTGATTTCCTCatttgaaagaaagaaaacaaaaacaggaGGGAACTGTTGTGAGAATTTCAATTCCACCCACTACAAAAAAACCAGAGACCTCACTTACATTTCTTGATCAAGAAAACCTAATTCCACCCTAATTTGAACTGCCCTCAGTGACCTAATGACTTCAGACTAGAGACCGGGTTATCCATAAACCCCAGCTCTGAGGAATACACAATTATGTGTTGGGTGCCTCCTGGAAATTATACCATCTGCTCCTTGCCAGATGATGGctaatgaccaatcaatcaattaattgtatttattgagtgcttactgtgtgcagagcactgtactaaacacttgggaagtacaagttggcaacatatagagacagtccctacccaacagtgggctcacagtctagaccaggaATCCTGGGCACCACTCGTTGGGCTTGTCAGACTCATTGGGCTTGTACTTTCTAAAATTCAATCTCTCTTTCCTTTGTCTTGGTTCCAGAGGTAGGAgaaaatgaatgaactgagcgagGCCAACTACACTGAGGTCACAGAATTCATCCTGGTTGGACTTTCCCATCAGCCCAAAAGTCAAATCATTTTCTTCTGTATCTTGCTCCATCTCTATCTGGGAACCATCGTGGgaaataccttcatcattatggtagtgtggaaagagcctcgaCTTCACACCccaatgtatttcttcctctgcaATCTGTCCTTTGTTGACCTGTGTTCCACCACCACCTTGGTGCCTCTGGCCCTCGTCAACTGCCTGAGAGACTGCCCCACTATAACCTACAATGACTGCTTCGCCCAAATGACCATCTCCATCTTCTGGAGCACCACCGAGTGCTGGCTGTTGGTCGTCATGGCTTATGACCGATTTGTCGCCATATCGAACCCCCTGCATTACGCGGTGATCATGACAATGAGGGCTTGTTTCCAGATTACCGCTACCATGTGGATAAGTAGCTTCCTGCTGGCCCTACTTCCTGTGGTCACCGTACCGCTTCGGTTTTGTGCTGGGCACAATGTAGTGAACCATTTTGCATGTGAGGTGGAAGCCATCTTAAAGCTGGTCTGCTCTGACACCACTGTCAGTGAGATCCTGATGTGGATAAACTCGATCTTCATCATGCCCCTCCCCTTTCTGTTTATCCTCCTCTCTTATATCCGGATCTTGGTGGCAGTCTTGAAAATTCCCTCTACAGCTGGGCGGaggaaagctttctccacctgtggatcGCACCTGACTGTTGTGACCATCTACTATGGGACCCTCATCTCTATTTATCTCAAACCTCAGAACAAAGACAGTATGGACCAGGACAAAATAATCTTTCTATTTTATGGAATAGTGATCCCCATGATGAACCCTCCCATTTATACGTTGAGAAACAAGGATATGATAGGAGCCCTAAGAAAGGTAGCTGGGAGAACCAAACGAGTAAGGCTTTCAGTGTGAATTCTGTATTGAGGCTGACTTGAGAAACAGGTATAATTCATTACAGGAGAGAAACAAACTAGAATTGATCCATAAAGACATTTGGAGGGCCCCAGACCCTAAggctggctcccccacttgccgtggaatcttgggcaagtcccttaatttatttgtgcctcagtttcctcatctgtaaagtggggattccatacctattctctgcccttcttagactgtgagcccagtgtggcctataaatgcctaacaaatacaattattacaatgtacatatctttaaatgatatattacaaattacacagttatattaatgtctctctcccactctggaatgtaagcttgttgtaggaagcagggaacatgctgccaactctgttggattgaatgctccgaagcacttagcacacagtgctcagcccaaAGTAAGTACATAAACAGTACTTTTGTTATTCTTCCTGGTGTAGGGAGGGGTTAGGCAGAGGAGATGTTGGTGTGTCTGAATGTCTCTGTGTGTGCATTTTCACTCAGCATGGAGTGGCAGAAACTTGAGGCCTAGCAGAAGCAGAGATACCTAGTGAGTTGGAGAGAGTGCCCTACAACTGGACAGAAAGGGACAAGGTAACTGTGAGctacctcctgtccctggagCCCACtagtcccctcccctctgcctctttgtTTTTCCTTAAAATTCTCCTCTGTTCCTAGTCCCCAGCAGACTGGGGGCTTCCCGAGCTGGAACTTGTCTAGCGGCCAACGGCCTAGCTCTCTTGAAAATAGGAAGATGGGATAATTCTCCCATTGTGTGGGGCCCCTTCAGATGGAAGAGCAGATCTTATAATTCCCCTGATTAGGGGAATTAGAGAAGCTGACCCCAAAGAAAGGAGACTCAGAGAGGCTGGATGGTTACCCACAAATCAAAATGTTACGGACTTGCCTAGCAATAGGAACAGTgacagcaaagcactgttctaaacactgggatggttacaaggtgtccaggttgtcccatgggaggctcagagtcttcatccccattttatagatgaggtaactgtagcccagagaagttaaatgacttgcccaaagtcacacagctgacagttggcggagccgggatttgaacccctgacctttgactccaaaacccgtgctctttccactgcgccacactgcttaagATGACCCAAAAGAGGGGAAACTCAGAGAGGCTGGATGGTTACCCACAGATCTAAATACGAGGGACCTGATTAACGATAAGAACAGTGACATTTTATTTCAGAGATAATCTCTCTCAGGTGAGCCCTCTCAGGTTTACCAAGTCCAAAGAATTAGGGCTTTTCTCCCTTTAAATCTTTCAGGATCTGGAGTAggtttgtggggaaggggaaagggagacaaCAAAGTGTAAAACCAGCCACATTTGCTCTCAGGTTCAGTCCAAGGGACACCAACTACACCAAATGTGAGAAAAACTCTTAAGTCATCTTGACCTAGGCcaggttcccccccaccccttcactgCTGCATGAAACTCTACAACTGTTCCTTCAGGGAGTTGAGCTGTGGTGAGATTAGATGCATAGAGGAAACAGGAGGCACTTCTGCAGGTCCTCTGGTAcctgatttggggtggggggaaacctaCCCCAGTAGGAAACTTCTCCCAGACCTAAATTTCATCCCAAATGTGACACATCCAGTGGTTCTTTGCAGTTTGGACTGTGGATggtggcatatttattgagcgcttactgtgtgcagagcacactaagcacttgggaagtacaagtcaggaacatatagagaaggtccctacccaacaacgggctcgcagtattgaagcaggagacagacaacaaaacaaaacatgtagacaggcgtcaaaatcatcagaagaaattgaattatagctataggcacatcattcacaaaaaaaatag is a window encoding:
- the LOC119929465 gene encoding olfactory receptor 13H1-like; amino-acid sequence: MNELSEANYTEVTEFILVGLSHQPKSQIIFFCILLHLYLGTIVGNTFIIMVVWKEPRLHTPMYFFLCNLSFVDLCSTTTLVPLALVNCLRDCPTITYNDCFAQMTISIFWSTTECWLLVVMAYDRFVAISNPLHYAVIMTMRACFQITATMWISSFLLALLPVVTVPLRFCAGHNVVNHFACEVEAILKLVCSDTTVSEILMWINSIFIMPLPFLFILLSYIRILVAVLKIPSTAGRRKAFSTCGSHLTVVTIYYGTLISIYLKPQNKDSMDQDKIIFLFYGIVIPMMNPPIYTLRNKDMIGALRKVAGRTKRVRLSV